Below is a window of Sulfitobacter sp. SK012 DNA.
CCGCCTGTACGGGTGCGAACTTCATCCGCGAACTCTTTGATCTGGCTCACTTCTGTCCATTCAGGAAACCGCGATGGCGAAATGGCGGCCGTGCCTTCTTCAAGACCACGAACGCCTGCAATCTTACCTTTTACCTTGTTGCCCGGCAAATGGCCGCCCGTGCCTGTTTTAGCACCTTGGCCACCCTTGAAATGGAACGCTTGAACCTTGTCGAGCTTGTCCCAGCTAAAGCCGAACCGACCCGAGGCCAATTCGTAGAAGTAACGGGAGTTCTCGGATTGCTCCTCTGGCAGCATGCCACCTTCACCAGAGCAGATACCTGTCCCGGCCAGTTCTGCGCCACGGGCAAGCGCCACCTTGGCAGATTCAGACAGCGCCCCAAAACTCATGTCCGACACAAATAATGGGATCTCTAGCCGCAGGGGTTTCTTTGCATTTGGCCCAATGATGATTTCAGTGCCAACTTCAGCGTTATCCAACAGCGGCGGCGTGGCGAGCTGTGCGGTTAACAGTTGAATGTCGTCCCAATCTGGCAATTCGACCCGAGACACACCCATTGAATCGACGATGCCGTGATGCCCCGTTTTGGATAGACCGTTTTTGGCGTAGTTTTGGATCATGCCGTTGTAAGGTTCTTCGGCAGTCCCGTGACTTGGATCAGCATAAAGGCCCAGATATGCGTCGCGGTTATAGGGCTGCGGGTTGTCGAAACCCCAGCTGTTAATCTCGTCGGCGTCGACACACACATCGTCTCCGTCCAGCCAAGATGTAAACTTTGGCAGTTTCTCATCGTTGGCATAGGCGGACACACCACTATCAAGCCGGTAGTCCCAGTTGTGCACACCGCAAATCAGATCGTTGCCCCGCACATGGCCATCCGACATCAACGCCCCGCGGTGTAAACAGCG
It encodes the following:
- a CDS encoding glutamate synthase-related protein → MNKTAIFKLSALADRDPEYAIVGEVDLVVVRFDEEVSVFYGRCLHRGALMSDGHVRGNDLICGVHNWDYRLDSGVSAYANDEKLPKFTSWLDGDDVCVDADEINSWGFDNPQPYNRDAYLGLYADPSHGTAEEPYNGMIQNYAKNGLSKTGHHGIVDSMGVSRVELPDWDDIQLLTAQLATPPLLDNAEVGTEIIIGPNAKKPLRLEIPLFVSDMSFGALSESAKVALARGAELAGTGICSGEGGMLPEEQSENSRYFYELASGRFGFSWDKLDKVQAFHFKGGQGAKTGTGGHLPGNKVKGKIAGVRGLEEGTAAISPSRFPEWTEVSQIKEFADEVRTRTGGIPIGYKLSAQHIEKDIDAALAVGVDYVILDGRGGGTGAAPIIFRDNISVPTIPALARARRHLDKLGRDDISLVITGGLRKPADFIKAMALGADAIAVSNSAMQAIGCLAMRACHTNNCPVGIATQKPHLVNRLIAEKSAQQLANFFGASVELMQVMARACGHDHLSKFNHDDLTTWKKDMADISGVTFGGVA